GAGGGTGCGCTTCATTGGGTCCAGGATCGTGTTGTTGAGGTGACAAAGACGCACGTCAAGCTTCAAGAGAGCGGCGAGGAGATTCCCTACGAGTACCTCATCGTCGCCACCGGTTCCGCTGTCAAGGATGGTCTTCCTTCGCGACCCAATGCTGCCGACAAGCTCGAGGCGATGAAGAAAATGCAGGATATGCAAAATGGTATTGAGAATGCTACCAAGATTGCCGTTGTTGGAGGCGGTGCTGCTGGTGTTGAGCTTGCGACAGATGCCAAGTCCAAGTATCCCGACAAGACTGTCGTTCTGGTGCACTCTCGAGCGGCGCCTATGCATCGGTTTAGTAAGACTCTTCAGGATGCTGCGGTTGAGGGCATCAACAAGCTCGGCATCGAGCTCATCCTTGAGGATCGTGTGGTTAGCGAGGAATCCGGAACAGTCACTTTGCGATCCGGCAAGGTGATTGAGTGCGACTACTTTGTAAGTATCCCATATCTCTCCCAAGACTCACAACTCACAACTCCAGATCAACTGCGTCGGCCAAAAACCCGCCTCAGATATCCTCAAGACCCTCGTCCCTGGCGCCATCACCGAGTCCGGCCacatcaaggtcaagccaACGCTCCAGATCGCCGACGACGCCTTCCCCAACATCTACGCCTGCGGCGACGTCGCAGACACCAAGACGGCAAACCCCAACGGTCGCTCGGCGAACCGCCAGGCTGACGTGGCGGCTGATAACGTGCTCCTTGCTCTGCGCGGAAAGAAGCCTAGCTACACTTTTACAAACTACTGGGCTGATGGCATCATCAAGTTGACACTGGGTATTGTAAGTATCCCATTTTCACTTTCGTGGTTCAGAGCTAAGACAGTATCAGGATAAGTCTGTCACGTATCTCAGCGACGGAAATAAGCAGCTGCTctgggaggctgaggagaaggacgaggCCCTCATGGCCGCCGACTGCTGGCGAAAGTTTGGGGCCACGCCTTTCGAGGATGACTACATGCCCAAGGAGGCAACCACCGAGGCTGCTACTCCTGAAGCTGCCACTCCCAAGGCCGCGGATAAGGAGCAAGTTTAGATGATATACCCGTTCTGTAAATGTCGATTGTTGaggataatattataccatTTCATTCTGTCGCACGAGATTGAGCACTGGTATTGAATTCACAAGCTTCAAGATAACATTCTGACATACATCACCTGGAATAAACCACTCAAATTGACCTGCACTGGATGACCAATATCCAACTTCTAACAGGGTCATCATCTCACCATCCCGCACTCATGACAGCCTCAACCCCTCCAGGTACGAACCACCATCCCAATAAGGATAGTCAC
This region of Fusarium falciforme chromosome 5, complete sequence genomic DNA includes:
- a CDS encoding Pyr-redox-2 domain-containing protein, which codes for MLDKPVLFSKVLAYTFAFFFREWRRALGRTTDGWASKVSSKKPSDTRDRNIVIVGASFAGYQAARVLSMNLPPGTSFRVVVIEPNSHFQFTWVLPRFCVAKGHEHKAFIPYRQDLKELPEGALHWVQDRVVEVTKTHVKLQESGEEIPYEYLIVATGSAVKDGLPSRPNAADKLEAMKKMQDMQNGIENATKIAVVGGGAAGVELATDAKSKYPDKTVVLVHSRAAPMHRFSKTLQDAAVEGINKLGIELILEDRVVSEESGTVTLRSGKVIECDYFINCVGQKPASDILKTLVPGAITESGHIKVKPTLQIADDAFPNIYACGDVADTKTANPNGRSANRQADVAADNVLLALRGKKPSYTFTNYWADGIIKLTLGIDKSVTYLSDGNKQLLWEAEEKDEALMAADCWRKFGATPFEDDYMPKEATTEAATPEAATPKAADKEQV